GGTTCGCTGGTTTTGCTGTCTAGTCCGAAGACGTGTTCGTCCGCCGCGCTGCTGCCCGAGACCCACATCGCGCTCGTGAGCGCGTCGCGCATCGTCGCGGGACACGAGGACGCGTTCGCGCTGATCCGTGCGGAGCGCGGCGTGTTGCCGCGCGCGGTGAACTTCGTGTCGGGGCCGTCGCGCACCGGCGACATCGAGCAGACGATCGTGCTCGGCGCGCACGGGCCGTCCCGCGTTCACGCGATCGTCGCGCTCGACGCGTGAGCCAGCGGCCGCCGCCGCGCCACGTGCCGTATCCATTCGCATTTCAAGAGGACTTCACATGAAACGACATGCCGCCTGGGCGGGCATGGCGCTGGGAGGCGCGTTAGGCGCCGCTCCCGCGCTCGCATCGGCCGCAACGCTCGACGGTGCCGCGCTTTCCGCGTTCTGGGCGGTGCCGTTCGCGGGCATCCTGTTGTCGATCGCGCTCTTTCCGCTGATCGCGCCCGTGTTCTGGCATCATCATTTCGGCAAGATCGCGGCGGCGTGGGCGGTCGCGTTCCTGGCGCCGTTCGCCGCGACGTTCGGCCTCGGCACCGCATTCGGCACGCTGATGCACGCGCTCTTCGAGGAGTACATTCCGTTCATCGTGCTGCTGACGGCGCTGTACACGGTCGCGGGCGGCATCTGCGTGCGCGGCAACCTGCACGGCACGCCGAAGCTCAACACCGGCATCCTCGCGCTCGGCACCGTGCTCGCGAGTGTGATGGGCACGACGGGCGCCGCGATGTTGCTGATCCGGCCGCTCCTGCGCGCGAACGACAACCGCAAGCACGTCGTGCACGTCGTCGTGTTCTTCATCTTTCTGGTGGCGAACGCGGGCGGCTCCCTGTCGCCGCTCGGCGATCCGCCGCTCTTCCTCGGCTTCCTGAACGGCGTCGATTTCTTCTGGACGACGATTCATCTCGCGCTGCCGATGCTGTTCATCTGCTCGATCCTGCTCACGCTCTTCTTCGTGCTCGATACGTACTTCTATCGAAAGGGCGGCGAGGAAGGCAAGCCGTTTCTCGATCCGACGCCCGATTCGCACGGCGTATCGATCGAGGGCAAGATCAATTTCGCGCTGCTCGGTGCGGTGATCGCGCTCGTGCTGATGAGCGGCCTCTGGAAGCCGGGCATCGCGTTCGATCTGTTCGGCACGCACGTCGCGCTGCAGAACGCGGTGCGCGACGTCGCGCTCGTCGCGGTCGCGCTTGTGTCGCTCGCGATCACGCCGCGCTCGGCGCGCGAGGGCAACGCGTTCAACTGGGCGCCGATCGAGGAAGTCGCGAAGCTGTTCGCGGGCATCTTCGTGACGATCGCACCCGTGATCGTGATCCTGCGCGCGGGCGCCGACGGCGTGTTCGCGCCGATCGTCCATCTCGTCACGGGCGCCGACGGCAAGCCGGTCGACGCGATGTACTTCTGGGCCACGGGCGTTCTGTCGTCGTTCCTCGACAACGCGCCGACCTACCTCGTGTTCTTCAATCTCGCGGGCGGCGACGCGCAGTCGCTGATGACGACGGGAGCGACGACGCTCGCCGCGATCTCGGCGGGCGCCGTGTTCATGGGCGCGAACAGCTACATCGGCAACGCGCCGAATTTCATGGTGAAGGCGATCGCCGAGTCGCGCGGCGTGAGGATGCCGAGCTTCTTCGCGTACCTTGGCTGGGCGCTCGCGATTCTCGTGCCGGTGTTCCTGCTGACGACGTGGGTGTTCTTCAGCGGTTAGGCGGATGAATGACGGCCGCGCGGGCGGCGGGCGGCGCGATTGCGCGCGCTCGCCGCCCGCGCGGCGTGACGGAGACGGCAATGCAGAAAATCCTGGTCGCACGCTCGATCTTTCCGGACGTGATCGAGCGGCTCAAGCAGTATTTCGACGTCGACTGGAACGACGGCGACGCGCTCGCCCCCGACGCGCTGAAGGCGCGCCTCGCGGACAAGGACGGCGCGCTGACGGCGGGCGACATGATCGACGCGTCGGTGCTCGCGGCGGCGCCGCGGCTGCGCGTCGTGTCGAACATGGCGGTCGGCTACAACAACTTCGACATCGGCGCGTTCGACGCCGCGCACGTGCTCGGCACCAACACGCCCGACGTGCTGACCGAGACGACCGCCGATTTCGGCTGGGCGCTGATGATGGCGGCCGCGCGGCGGATCGCCGAATCCGAGCACTGGCTGCGCGCGGGGCGGTGGCGCAAGTGGTCGTACGACAGCTTTCTCGGCGCGGACATTCACGGCGCGACGCTCGGCGTGATCGGCATGGGCCGCATCGGTCAGGCGCTCGCGCGCCGCGCGCGCGGCTTCGGCATGCGCGTGATCTATCACAACCGCTCGCGCGTCGCGCCCGAGATCGAGGCCGAGCTGAACGCCGAATATGCGTCGAAGGCGGCGCTGCTCGCGCAAGCGGATCACGTCGTGCTCGTGCTGCCTTACTCGGCGGAAAGTCATCACACGATCGGCGCGGCCGAGCTTGCGATGATGAAGCCGAGCGCGACGCTCACGAACATCGCGCGCGGCGGGATCGTCGACGACGCGGCGCTCGCCGACGCATTGCGCAACAAACGGATCGCCGCAGCGGGCCTCGACGTGTTCGAAGGCGAGCCGAGCGTGCATCCGGCGCTGCTCGAGGTGCCCAACGTCGTGCTGACGCCGCACATCGCGAGCGCGAGCGAAGGCACGCGTCGCGCGATGGCGAATCTCGCGGCGGACAACCTGATCGCGGCGCTCGGCGCGGGCCCGGATGCGGGCCGTCCGCCTAACCCGATCAATCCCGGCGTGCTGGGGAAGGCTCGCATATGACCGAAACCTTGTTGCTGGCCGCCGTCGTCGCGCTCGCGGTGGCGCTTGTCGTCGCGCTCGTCGTGCTGCTGCGCGGCGGCTCGCGCGGCGATGGCCTCGAGCGGCTCGCCGAGCAGATCGACGATGCGAACGACGCGCACGCGCACACGGCCGAGCGCCTCGAGCGCGAGCTGCGCGCGGAGATCGTCGACGGCGCGCGCCATTCGCGCACCGAGCTC
Above is a window of Burkholderia thailandensis E264 DNA encoding:
- a CDS encoding 2-hydroxyacid dehydrogenase: MQKILVARSIFPDVIERLKQYFDVDWNDGDALAPDALKARLADKDGALTAGDMIDASVLAAAPRLRVVSNMAVGYNNFDIGAFDAAHVLGTNTPDVLTETTADFGWALMMAAARRIAESEHWLRAGRWRKWSYDSFLGADIHGATLGVIGMGRIGQALARRARGFGMRVIYHNRSRVAPEIEAELNAEYASKAALLAQADHVVLVLPYSAESHHTIGAAELAMMKPSATLTNIARGGIVDDAALADALRNKRIAAAGLDVFEGEPSVHPALLEVPNVVLTPHIASASEGTRRAMANLAADNLIAALGAGPDAGRPPNPINPGVLGKARI
- a CDS encoding sodium:proton antiporter produces the protein MKRHAAWAGMALGGALGAAPALASAATLDGAALSAFWAVPFAGILLSIALFPLIAPVFWHHHFGKIAAAWAVAFLAPFAATFGLGTAFGTLMHALFEEYIPFIVLLTALYTVAGGICVRGNLHGTPKLNTGILALGTVLASVMGTTGAAMLLIRPLLRANDNRKHVVHVVVFFIFLVANAGGSLSPLGDPPLFLGFLNGVDFFWTTIHLALPMLFICSILLTLFFVLDTYFYRKGGEEGKPFLDPTPDSHGVSIEGKINFALLGAVIALVLMSGLWKPGIAFDLFGTHVALQNAVRDVALVAVALVSLAITPRSAREGNAFNWAPIEEVAKLFAGIFVTIAPVIVILRAGADGVFAPIVHLVTGADGKPVDAMYFWATGVLSSFLDNAPTYLVFFNLAGGDAQSLMTTGATTLAAISAGAVFMGANSYIGNAPNFMVKAIAESRGVRMPSFFAYLGWALAILVPVFLLTTWVFFSG